The Phocoena sinus isolate mPhoSin1 chromosome 18, mPhoSin1.pri, whole genome shotgun sequence DNA window TATGcggtattttcattttcattgtaacTCATTAATTACCACTTCCATACTAATCACTCCCCATCTCTTTAGTCTAGCATGGAATTCATCACTGCGCTtcaaattcatattaaaataCCTAAGCTTAAGAGCACCTCAAAAGCAACATGTAAGGAAACTCATCACCTTTACTGCATCCCAAGCTGCAGGTATTTCTATTTTAGTTCCCAAGCATCACTTCAGGCAACAAAACAGAAATCTGTGATTTACCCAAGATCCTCTTCTCTTCCCAAGTCTCCATACCAAATCAGTCgtaagtttttaataattttactttatccCTTCTTCTTTATCCTACCATATACCATCTGTTTTCAGGCTCTTACCATTCCTTCTATATCTTCTAACCTGAGGAAACTAATAGCTAACACTTTACTGATGGAATTGGTGATTCAGAGAAGTTTGAAATATGAAGTATCTTAAAATCTTTGAAGGAAAGATATTGTCTGAAACATATTtcttctagggaaaaaaaatcaataaatacaaaAGATTTAGAAAGTTAGATAAAATACTCCTTTTAAGAAAGCTGCTTACCTGTTATTCTTCACATTTTTAAGTCCCATTGTATAATCTTCATTTAAACACATAGTATATTCAGAGATACCAAAGTGTTCTAACTTAGGAGTCACACACTCAAAATCATCCATCTTTAGGGCACATTTGGGAGTTTTTACTAGTGTCCGTTTGGAAAATGGAGTTAAAATTTTTGGCTCTTCCTTCTCGTTGTTTACTGCCTGGGGAGGGTTTGGCAGAACTTGGGATATCATGTACCGCTCAAGTCCAAAATCGGAAAGTTGTGGACTACGTGGAGGCTTCTCAGAAACAGAACTGCTTGGAGGAGCGGAATCCGACAAATCACCCTTCACATCAGGCTTCTCAGGATTTTCACGTTTATTGTTCTCTGGTTTAGAGTCAACGACTTCTTGCTCATCCACTGGGAGGAAAAGTCAAGGTCATATTCTGGTCAAACAGCAGACTAGAAAATGTCATATACTAAAACCACATAAAACAGCTCCATTTGAAATGTCCCAAATCAGCAAAGGTCCTGACTCTCTCCTTATTCTCTAAGGTTTTATTTCAATTGTCCCTTTAAATTTCTGACATGTACCGCCTTGTCCATCCATATCTCATCTAGGGGATTACATTAGAGAAGGGGAGTAAACGAAAatgttaaaagatgaaaaaacaatacTCACAAATAAAAGTgtaatttccttactttctcaGTTAATGTGATTTAGCAGTCTTTCTTAACATATTATAAAACTATCTTATCATGTAATGACATTTAATTACAGTGTGGAGTTAACTACAATCTAGATTTAacacaaagtaaaataatattattttagatttctAACTTACAGATGGCCTAAGGTAAAAAGGAAAGACTGTTACACAAGTATAAATTTTAACCTAAGTCAGTCTGGAACACCTGTGTCAAAAACCTAGTTGAGAGAAATCAGAGGAGAAATTAGTGGGACAAGTAGTTTCTCAGTCTTTAATAGGTTATATCTGACTCCACACCCCCATATGCTTAACCACTACACTGTACATTTCAGACTAAATAACTTTACTAACAACTATACTTTTTCCCACAGTCCTCTGCCATCTCCTGGGTATACCACTGGTTAATAAGTTTGGTGTGGAACTTAGGTTGGATCCAGGATAGCACTTACAATGCCAAGATAGAGTTCAAGAAGGAGAAATACTAGTTTTCGGTGTGAGAGACAACAGAAAGTGAAAGAGGATACCTAGAAAGAAGGTAAGTGGATTTGGTCAGGATTTGGGCAGAGATTAATTTAACAAATGATAGGGCTTCGGTTAGACAGTGAGACAGCCAGGTATAAAGGTATAAAGTAGAGAATAGAATGGCGGAAGAAAATGCAGAATGACAAATGTAAAATGTGTATTAAAGAAATGTAGTATGaagtagagaaggaaaattaaCCAATAATTGGAAAGGGCTGAtagaaagaagagacagaggagagggtgagatgaaggaagagaaactAAAATGTATTTAGAATCCCCGATGggataggcatttttttttttttgataggtatttttatatttaatttttactccatttaattttcatattaactGCTCCAAgcacaaaaaaaatctttgaatattttttcctcatttaaaaaattaaggtacTTAACAACATTTTGGAGAACATTCATTCAGCTGATAGAATTTAAAGAGCCAAGATCTGAACCCACATCTTTTGATTCTAAATGCTGCCATATGTTTAAGCATTTGGAGGGAGTTAATAAAGAGATTTGTTTTAGATAATTTTGAACAGATAACATCTGGTTGCTAAATGGGAAATATTAATTGTAATAATCATACATATTTATCgaaagaaatgggaaataaaattttctaaaatttcctgTTTGTTGcatcttttttaagaaaataccaggaagggacttccctggtggtccagtggctacgactctgtgctcccagtgcagggggcctgggtttgatccctggtcaggaagctagatcccacacgctgcaactaagaccaatgagccaaataaataaatattaaaaagaaaatacttatacttttttattttttaggagtCATTACAGATTGAAGGAAGTGAAGGCTTGAAGGAGGTGAAGAGGTACACACTTTTTCTATGAAGATATTACTTTCCTTGTTCTGATTGGCAACCGAAATGAACTAGGATAGGATATTGTTTTTTTGTGCATGATAAGCCACGACATGTTAAACATGAAGGatgtaccgttaaaaaaaaagttataaacttTGATTTCGTGGCTTTTGGCCCTTGGAAGAGCTGCTGATTCAGAGCTGTTTTGGCATTGTGCTTTCTGTTAATTTTGAGAAATGTTACAAGGACTACCAAAAAACCTATTGTTGAATTTATTACAAGGCTGTCACTGATAAGTTTAATAAAGTTATCACCATTATTACTACGTCTTAGGGAGGTATTAACATCTCTAGTTCACTAGTGAGGAAAAGCAATTTAGAGAAATTATCCAGGGTCACACATGTAGTAACTGGTGGAACCATTTTCTGAGTAACCAAAGTCAACCTGTCCACACCAAAGTCAACTGAATTCTTTCCATTACACCATGTGGATTATTTAATATACCTTCATATATATCcttgatatatacatatttgttgaatctaattaatgttttatttatgtacAAAGACTCTCATAGCAGAAATGAAGACACTGAAGCATATTGAAATTAGTTACTCACAGTTATGggtataacaataataatagttgaCAATGGGTGATTAGCATAcgaggtactgttctaagcaaattttatctcatttaatccttatacaGCCTCAGAGGTAGATACTATTAAACATATCTACTTTATaagacttccctgttggtccagtggttaggactcggtgctttcactgccgtggtccTGGGCTcagttcctggtcggggaactaagatactgcaagccacgtggcgcggccaaaaacaaaaaaaaaactctctcatttatagatgagaaagtgAGGTACAAAGTTAAGTAACTGGTCAAAGATtaatacagctagtaagtggtgaaaTTAGAGATTTGAACTCGGGCAGTTTGACTCTAAATTCTAAACCATCATGCTATCCTACCCTTCATtagaattttagaactaaaaaggACTTTACGAATTTATATAGCCAAAAATCTCTCGTTCTatggaagaagaaactgagaacgAGAAAAGTGAAATAGCATGCCTTAAGGTTGGTCTCTCAGATGTTTACTGGCAGAGCTGACCAGAAACAACTATCCTCAAGTGACATAGATTTATCTGGTACCCTTCTTTCATCTAGCACTGTGTTGGTTCTCATCTAGCATTTGCAAAGGAGAGCAAGGACTGTCTTTATATTGTACCACTGATCAGCACTGCATCTAGAACACAGTGATTGCTGAATAAATGATCAAAGGACTATCATATAATGGCAGAGTCAGAACTAGAAACAATGGCCAAGCCTATAGTAGTCTTAATCATGCTGCCTTCTTTCTTTAATACTAAAACAAATGCTATAAAATGCAAGTTATTCACACCTGAATTTTCCTTGGCACGTGGATTATATCCATACTTCTGGAAAAACTCTCTTATTTTCATGATatccattgaattttttttcatcagtacTTTTGTTGCCTTTATGAAACCAATGCTTTCTTGACTGTCCAAGCTTGCTTCATCAAGAATAATATTGACATTATCCTTTTATGAGGAAAGaaagtacattttaatttaacttttgaCTAAgtctatttagttttttaaaattaccacataaaaatgataaattaatatTGTAGGATTGATACCTTTAGAGTCCGGACTTCTGAATGAAGGTCATGTAAAACTCTCATTGGATAATCTTCAAAGTCTTCAATATGAATATTGAAAGAAAAGAGTataacaaggaaaaagaaagaaaatgtaatttagtATAGTTATTTAGAATTACAAAATCCTTGTAGatacttatttataatttatatcctgtcatttgcaaagaAAAGTGTtaagacttttctttaaaatttttattaaactataacatacatacagaaaagtatagaAATCATAAGTATATAGTTTGATGAACTTTCAAAGTGAACATACCTATGTAATCAGCACTCAGATCAGGGactggaggaaggaagagggaatgtAGTCCTACTTAGCTGTTTTTCATTTATGGTGAGCACGTTTTggttcctatttttaaaatctttgccagtgacaatgcttttgttttcttctaaaagctttattgtttgGCCTTTtgcattaattaaattaattaattaattaattaattttgggctgcattgggtcttcgttgctgcacgcgggctttctctagttgtggcgagcaggggctactcttcattgaggtgtgcgggcttctcattgcagtggcttcttttgttgcagagcatgggctctaggcacgtgggcttcagtagttgtgccacgtgggctcaggagctgcagtgcatgggcttagttgctccacagcatgtaggatcttctgggaccagggctcgaacacgtgtctcccgcattggcaggtggatccttaaccactgcaccaccagggaagtcctggccttTTGCATTTAGAGCTACAATCCATcaggaattgatttttgtgtatggcaagAGGTAAGGATCaagatccattctttttttttccatatgagtGTGCAATTGACCTGGCACTGAAAAGACATCCTTTATCCACTGTACCATCACCTTTCTTATTAATCAGTTGGTCATATACCTAACAtagaagcagtttttaaaaagatttctcttttctaaaatatgcCTCCTTTCAAGACTATCTCCTTCCACCCGTTAAAAGTTGATCAGTTTTcacatttgtagagatgtggatggacctagagactgtcatacagagtgaagtaagtcagaaagagaaaaacaactatcgtagattaacgcatatatgtgtaatctagaaaaatggtacagatgaaccggtttgcagggcagaaatacacgcaggtgtagagaacaaatgtatggacgcCAATGGGGGAAAGtgagggtgggtggtggtggtggtggtggaatgaattgggagattgggattgacatatatacactaatatgtataaaatggataacggataagaacctgctgtataaaaaaaagagCTGACCAAttttcattaggaaaatgcaaatcaacaaCACAATGATATTGTATTTCATACCACTAGAATgactataattaaaaagaaagacaataggccttccctggtggcgcagtggttgagagtccgcctgccgatgcaggggacacgagttcgtgccccggtccgggaggatcccacatgccgcggaatggctgggcccgtgagccatggccgctgagcctgcgcgtgcggagcctgtgctccgcaacgggagaggccacagcagtgagaggcccgcgtaccgcaaaaaaaaaaaaaaaaaaaaaaaaaaaaaagacagacaataacaaatgttgatgaggaagtggagaaacTGCATCCCTCATTCACTGCTGGGGGAAATGTACAGTGGTGCACTTTGGTAAACAATTTGGtcgttcctcaaaaagctaaacacagatttaccatatgacccagcaattccgcttCTAAATGCATACCAAAGAGAACTGAAGACATTACGTTCACATAAAGCGTTGGCACACGGGTGTTTACAACAGCATTAGTCATAATAGCCAAAGTAGAAACGACCCAAATGTTCATCGactgatggataaacaaaatgtggtaaatccatacaatgaaacattattcagcaataaaatgtaatgaaatactgatacatgctaccatGACAGGGATGAACCTTGCAACGCTTCactaagtgaaatgtcagtcacaaaagactacagATTGTACAAGTCCATTTACAGGAGATGTCTGGAATAGGCAGATCTAGAGAGACTGAAAGTAGATTAGCGGCCGCATAAAGCAGTGCGGTAGGTGGGAACAAGATTCCGGGGACTGGCTGTCAACAGTCACGGGGGTTTGTTTCGGGGGGTTATGAAAATCTAAACTCGGTGTGACAATGGTCGCACACCTCTGTGAAgatactgaaaaccactgaattgtatccTTTAACATGGTGAATTTTATGAGATTCATAACTGTGATCATAGAGGGCGAATTTAGGGGATGTTCATTTTCTCTAATTATCACAATTCCATATTTTCTGTAATACATGCAGGCCAGGAACTGAAAAAATTATTCCAACTTTTTCTtgtaaaaccaaaagaaaagaaagaatatgtgtAACCAGGCAATAGATTGGTAAGGAGGTAAATTAGCAAAAGCTTTATGGAAAACTATTCAGCTATGtctaaaaattccaaaaccatTAATACAGTTTTGTGTCTTATAGCGTTATCTCAACTACGTAAACAAAGTCAAGCAAAACAAGGCAACGCTAAAAGTAAGGATGGTAGAAAAGCTACTGAACTATTAATAGCTGTGTGTTCTGACGGTGAAGTTATAGCAAagacttattttcttctttctacttctctGTTACCTCAAATTTTTTGCCGTGCACATAATATTGCTTTCACAGGCACaagcataaacatttttaaatggctggaaAACTATTCATAATATAGTTAAAGGAAAATGAGTCTGCGTCTACAGGATGCGATATTTTAAGGCGGATTACAGTTATGACGcacaaaataatctcaaaatctGCACTACTCTTGCAACAACTTCAAAAAGTCTCTTAATACAAACGTTAGTGGTGGAGAATTTTGCTTTATCTATATTTTAGAAAACGGTACTGCGTATTAGCTTTCGTTTTGGCAGTACGGTTTGTTGGGAAAAATACAGACACTGCAACTGTGGGCCATCTGGGTGAGACCAAAGTCACTCTACATGTCAAGAACAGGGCTGAGCGGCTGCGGTTAGAAG harbors:
- the SKA3 gene encoding LOW QUALITY PROTEIN: spindle and kinetochore-associated protein 3 (The sequence of the model RefSeq protein was modified relative to this genomic sequence to represent the inferred CDS: deleted 1 base in 1 codon), with protein sequence MDLIRGFCGKLRSLAVTLDGETARLQRALDGEDSDFEDYPMRVLHDLHSEVRTLKDNVNIILDEASLDSQESIGFIKATKVLMKKNSMDIMKIREFFQKYGYNPRAKENSVDEQEVVDSKPENNKRENPEKPDVKGDLSDSAPPSSSVSEKPPRSPQLSDFGLERYMISQVLPNPPQAVNNEKEEPKILTPFSKRTLVKTPKCALKMDDFECVTPKLEHFGISEYTMCLNEDYTMGLKNVKNNSEEAMETEPVTNNNFFATPGPITQPLEKNDAEHTHSPVAPTFCTPGLKIPSTKNSTALVSTNYPLSKTNSSSNDLEMKDQYIVSLNSDKCFENFADPSSPTISSYENLLRTPTPPEVTTIPEDIRQILSKYNSNLATPVAVREVPPSKVFLPRCEGQDVRDAGNREKLVKKL